The Humulus lupulus chromosome 7, drHumLupu1.1, whole genome shotgun sequence region GCCAAATCACCTCACCCAGCCAACCATAAACTTTTTGCATGACCATCTTGGAGAAAATACAATCAAACAATATGTGGGAGTGACTTTCATCTACTTGAGCACAAACTGAGCATAACAGGGAGGGAACATTCAAGTGACAATAATGAAGTAAATCTCTAGTTAAAAGATGCTTATTAACAGCTTGCCACAATCTTCTGGAAGTTTTACACCAAACAATCTTCTCATAATCAACCTGCTCGCCTACAAGAATCAGAGAATAGAGTTTACCCAGTTGAAGCTTTCCAGGCACCACAGCAGCCTCCAAAACAGAGCTAGACAAAGATCTACAAAGCTTAATGAGTTTCCGCCAATACCTGCTAGAATCTTGCTTTAACATATAATCCCAAAGGTAAGTCCCTTTTAAGTAAATACAGTTCACTCATTTCACCCAAAGCTCTTAGAAGAAATAGCCCAAATGAATTTAGCAAGCAAAATCTTATTCTAAGCTGGCCCCTCTCTAAAACCCAGCCCACCATAAGCCTCCAGATGACAAACTTGCTCCCAAGAAGAAAGATGAAATTTTCTCTGGGAACCCTTCTCACCCCAAAGGAAACTTCTACAAAGACGATCAATGTCTCTAACAACACACTGGGGTAACGTAAATATACTCGTCCAATAGTTGCGAATCCCCAACAAAACTGATTGCACCTGCTAAACCCGACCAGCATAAGACAGATGACGACTTGCCCAGACATTCAGACGCATCCTAATCTTCTGGAGAATAATATCACAGTCGGTAGCCTTCCATTTGGTAGGTCTCAGAGGAACTCCAAGATATTTCAGCGGAAAGAACCCTTCAACCAGATTAAAACACTCCAGAATGGATGCTTTATCAGCCTCGGACAGCCCTCCAAAATAGATGTGAGATTTATTTTTGTTGATAGACAAGCCCGAAGATGAACTAAACTCATCAAACTCTCTTTGTAGGATTTGACCAGAGTTAGAGTTAGCTttgcaaaaaagaagaagatcGTCAGCAAAGCAAAGACTAACAAGATTAAGAGATTTACACAAAGGGTGAAATTTGAAATCTTTCTCCTTGGAATCTTTGATCAACATCCGGGTAAGATAATCCTTCACAATAACAAAGAGCATAAGAGAGATTGGATCTCCTTGTCTAAGCCCTTTGCCTCCCTTAAAatgaccttgaattctaccattCATCACCAAAGAATAGGATGAACCCCTCAAGCACACCATGATCCATCTTATGAATCTACTAGGAAAACACAGAGCATTCAATAAATTCTCCAAGAAAACCCAATCAATAGAATCATAAGCTTTACTAATATCAATCTTCATCGTACACCGAGGAGAACTATTTTTCCTATTGTACCCCTTAATCAAGTCTTGAAAGATGAGAACATTGTAAGCAAGCGATCTATGCTTTATAAATGCACCCTGATTTTGATTAATCAGAGAAGGAAGAACAGTAGCAAGCCGGCTACAAATCATTTTAGAGATGCATTTATATATAGTGGTACAACAAGCAATAGACCTAAAATCGGCTGCATTAGTCGGTTGATCCACCTTAGGAATGAGCGATATTATGGTATTTTTCATAAAGGGATGCTACCTGATTCAAAGAAATCTAGGGTAGCCATAGACACTTCCTTGCCTATATCCTTCCACAAAGCTTTGAAAAAACCAGCCCCATAACCATCAGGACCTGGGCTCTTAATCGAGTGAATGCTAAATAAAGTCGCTTTAACTTCTTGAGGGGAGAAAGGTATGATTAACTCCAACTAGGCCTCAATACCCAAAATCGGACCATAAGCAATACTTTGAGGGTCAATACAACTAGTAGCCTTACTAGCACTACCCAAGAAACTCTTAAAATGCTGCCGAAAATGATTAATAACCTTATCATAATCATCCACAAGCTTACCATCGGCAGAAATGAAATAAACAATCTGATTGGTAGCTTTCCTTTTCTTCAGACTAGCATGAAAGAAGGAAGAATTTTCATCCCCAAAACGAAGCCAAGCAATCTTACTCTTTTGGCGGAGAAAACTTTCATAGATCTTCTTCTGTCTATTAAACTCCAATAAAGCTTCTCTTTCCGCAGAAAGCAAATAGAAATTACTAGGATCATCATAAAGTTTGGATTGGGCCTGTTGAAATGGGGATTTGCTTCTCTCATAATTACAAACAACATCTCCCATAACCTGCCAATTAAAATTCTTCAAAAACATGTTTTAGACGAATAAGCTTCCAAACAAGCTTCTCCAAGCCACGACCCTCAAAACATAAAGGTTTAGACCAGCTAGCTAAAACTGTCTCCCTGAATCTAGGATGAGAAGACCACATGTTATAGAAACGAAACGGCTTCACCCCCATCCTCATGACTTCAATTTGTTTGATAAGAATAAAACTATGATCTGAAATCACCTCCCATTGAGAAACAGCAGAAACCAACGGAAAGGAATCCAACCAAGCCTCATTAGAAAACACCCTGTCCAACTTAGAGAAAATGCGAGTCCCCCCTTCTTGATTATTAGACCAAGTATAATAAGGTCCCATGATCTTCATTTCATCAACCAAACAAAGAGAAAGCCACTACCGAGCATCCTCCATTTCCTTCACTGAAATAGATCTCCCACCAATTCTGTCAACAATGTCAAAAGCAGCATTAAAGTCCCACAAGATGATCAAAGGTTTTATCGGAAAATGCAAATGAGCCAAATCATACCATAAAATCCTCCTAGTCTCCAACAAGTTGGAGCCATACACAATGGTAAGACAAAAATATGATTTCTATTGCAAATTCTAACTCTACAGTGTAAAAATTGGTCACTCTCCTGAATTACATCAATATTAACCAGATTAGCTTTCCAAATCAATAAAATTCTACCCTCCAAGCATAAACTGCTATAATAATCCCAACCAACAAAAGTAGAACACATAACTTCCTTAATTTTCTCTCCCTTGACTTTTGTTTCAATTAAAGCCCCAATTCCAACTTTATTCAATCTACAGACATCCAAAACCAACATCTGTTTATTCTTCCTATTCAAACCTCTAACATTTCAGCTCAGAATGTTGCAAAACTCCATTCAGATCTATGGTCAGGGATGGATCAGTCAGAGTCTTCTGCTGCTCTTAGAGCACACTGAAAGAGTTCCTGGTCTGTTCAACTGGAATCTGTTCAGCAGGTTTCACTACCCCAAATCTTTTCGGAAATGACCAGTTAAACTCTTTGGGTCCTTCACTTGGTTGGGCAATTCCTAGTTGAGGCTGCTGAATCGGGGCAGAGCTATTCAGATTTAAACTATCGACAGCCGTAGATGGATCAGTCTCTAGGTTACTCTTAGACTCTTTCTTCCTCCAGGCTACTTCAGAAACAAATTTACAAGAGGCTACTGTATGTCCCAACTTCTTACAATTAGAGCATTTTGTAGGTAACCCTTCATACTCAATAGGTTGTTCCATAACATGACCCCTCTCATTTAGATAGTTGATGTATTGAGGTAGATTTTCTGCAATTTCCATATCTACTAAGACTCGAGCAAACTTAATCATAGACCTTTCCTTGGTGATCTTATCTATCATTATAGTTTTACCAATTGTACTGAAAAGAGCACTCAAACCCTTCACTCCCCAATATTGTAAACCAAGATCAGGTAATCTAATCCACACAGGCACTGATTTTACTGACCTCAAGGAATCGATATCTATTGTCCAGGGACGTAGAACTACAGGCTTCTTGTCAAAATGAATCACCCCAGATTCCAGTACCAGATCACGAGTAGCTTCATCTCTAAACTTCACCATTGTGAACCCTGCATTCATTCGAGCCACTCGCTCAATACCGAGCTTGCCCCAAATCCGTTTAATAAACCCTTCAAAAATAGCTAATGGAGGATTAGCACCTATCACCACAAAGATCAGAGCAGATTTCCAAAATGAAGCTTCCACTTCAATCTCATCAACATCCAATTTAGCAACTAGCTTACCGTCTTTCTGTAATGGCTCCATGTATTGCAGCTGAGTACAACCATAGGAAGGAAGAGATTCCCTAAAATGAGCCCAAGTCTCTTTTTCCGAATCTTGGAAAGACCTAGCTTCAACCTCTGCAACCCACGACATTGAAATATGGTCATTGGCTTGAGCGATTGTCTCCTTCTTAGAGAGTCCAGAATCCCTAGGATCGAACTATTATTTGTAATATGTTGTTTACTAAAATTATTCGGAAAgagaataatattattttatattgtttaCATTATCAAGAAACATAATCGGAATGATTAAATTGACtaaattatcattttttattaacaaaaaaatataaagcaATTACTTTGTAAGATATATTTTGAAAGGATAAAATtgtcttttaattttttatttttaaaaaataaaattaaaaaaaatagaagctATTACCTTTAATGACATTCCTTATGTAATTGGGAGATAATTATTCTCATTCTTTTCTCCTTATCCTACTAAGTTCTCCCATTCTTTATTTTATAAAGCATTTGTGGCATGTTTACCAATCTATAATCAGAGTCGGAATAAATTAATCAATAAATGAATGAGGATAAGATATAGAACTATCAGAATCAGTATTTATATTATGTTGTTTACTAAAATGAACTGGAAAGTGAACTAGAATCATTTTATCTTGTTTACATAATTAGGAAATATAATCGAAATGCTTAAATTGACTAAATTATCTCTTtaaaaagaatatttttttatttgaaggGTAAAcctgtctttttatttttagatataaaaacaaaaagaaaaaaataaataaagcttTAAGGGTAATGTCATTCAAAAATAGCCACAAATGCCTCTTTTTTCACATAATTCCATAAAATTGTCCACTTTTTTTTTCCTTACAAATAcctattttttataataaatttatCAAATTATTCTTTTTGAATAGTTTAATTGTTTCAAACTCTCACACTtagaaaaaaaatttcaattttctCAATTTCATATACTCTCATAGTCTCTTAATatcttaataaaataaatataatttatttattcacacttttaaatataacttattattgttcttcaatttttttccaaaaattataataaaaaacttACTACATCAATTAATactaataattttaaatataatattaagaaagtttagaattttttaaaataaattattgcaAAATAAAATCATTACTTGTAATTTCATTTCAATAGTTAAAGAGTAAACTCATTAAttacattttcattaaataaaaatttgatttGTCTCTACAAGATATAAGCTCATAGATATTTTACTCTTACATTACTAAATTGTAAACTCGTTGTTtgcaattttattaaaataaatagtaAATAGCAAACCCGTTGTTTACAATTTTGTtgtaagtaaataaaaaaattattttctatacAAACATAGAATCTATGATAATGAAAACACTTGTTTGAAATTTCAAATttaaacataaatatatttttaaatttctattccaatgaatgtgattaattttcaataaaaaaaactcaaagtgataaacaaaaacataaaagtaaacTACTTGTTTACAATTTTAAACCAACTTAAATATAAGTTGTAAACTACCTAtttactattttaaatttaaatataatataaacaaTTTGTTTACACTTTTGAATTTTTAAGGAAATCGTAAACAATTGTTCTTgatttttgtttacattttaaaTTACTTTTTTGTAAATGTAGAAaaaattctttgtaatttttgGGTGTGTATTTTTTaccttaaaataaatataaatttgaaatcttaattcaataaaaattaatatatttttatatattttgggCTTCCCCTGACGTCACTCTGGAAAGTCACACCACGTGTTTACTCCCTATTGCTTGGTCCATCAATCCATGCAACTAATCAAGGGTCAGCTCCACGGCCCAAATGTCTAATCCATACCCCATGTGTCCTCTAGCCATGTGCCCATGGCGTCCTTTTCCAAAGTTAATGATCACGATCCGTGCCTTTTAGATTCTGACCGTTGGATTATTCCCAAGTACCTATGTCGTAGGTAATATAACGGTCAGGGCGAGATTGCTTCCGCCCCAAGTTTTGTGAGTATAAAAACTCGAGAACCGCCTCTCAATATGCACTTTAGCATTCGAAattcaaaacctccaaaattctTTCTTCTCCCAAGCTTCCCGGTCCTTCGCCCGTTCTTGATCTTCTTCTACAATTCTCGACGGTTGGTGAGAATCGTCTTATTTCTAGGCTAACGGCAAGTGATTCTTCAGTGTTCAAACTCGTTTCAGCACCTACCGGTACTACATCTCAATTAAGTATTTACTAGTTTTGTGTTTGCGTCAAGCTTAATTTGAGAgtttagatgcatgtttaggaatgGGCTTTTTGTGGTACTTTTGGGGTTGTCTTGACCGTATATAGGTCTTTTTTGACACATTTTGGTGTTAGAAGTGGTCAAAATGGCTTACTACACACCTTAGGAAATTTTTGCCTTTCTGAGCATTCAACGAGAATCTGGAAAATTCCCAGATTCCAGTAGTGTTCATAATTTCCAGTGGTGTTCTCCGGTGCCAATTCTTTGGCCCCGAGGACACCCCGCGTCCTTAGAATTTCTTATCTCCTCTCCCCGAGTAGCTGTCTTAGGGATCCTCATTTTGACCCATGTTTCTTCGGGGCAAGGCGATAACTGCTTGGTATTTTGTTTCAAATGTCTGAGGAGCTCCACCAACTACACACACAAGGGTTTTATGCCTTTGACGCCAAATTTATACAGATGGCTCGAGAAGCTAAGCAACCCCCCAAGAAAGGGAAGCGAGTGGCTAGCAGTAATCAAGCCCTCGTTGTACGAGAGGATCCTGCCCCGGTGGCGACAAGACCCCTTAAAGTTGGCATCTCGAAGGAAGCAGCCAACGGATAAACCCTACACCACTGCGGGATTCGAGGCGGAGGCCATCCCCAACAAGCTCTAACATCGAGGTCTTTTGGAGAAGATTCTCACCCACTACGGAGTGGACACCCATGAGATGTTAGTGCGACACCCATGAGAAGCGAGTGGCTAGTAGCAATCAAGCCCTCGTTGTGCGAGAGGATCCTGCCTCGGTGGCGACAAGACCCCTTCAAGTTGGCATCTCAGAGGAAGCAGCCAACAAGGGTCTGATGCCAACAGATAAACCCTACACCACTGCGGGATTCGAGGCAGAGGCCATCCTTAGTAAGTTCTGACACCAAGGTTCTTTAGAGAAGATTCTCACCCACTACGGAGTGGACACCCATGAGATGTTAGTGCGCCTATCTCGGAAGGACGAGAGGGCGCATGAGAGCATCCACGGGCTCGAGCCCTGGAGTGCCTCTCATCTCCAGGCTGGTGCGACCTTGCCATTGCACCGATACTATGTTGACTTCCTCAAGTTCATCGGCGTAACCCCCTTCCAGTTGTCCTCAAATGGATATCGAGTGTTGGTCAGGCTTTATGCTCTATATAGGAGACAGAACTGGCCTGCCCCTTCCCTGGTTGAGATACTATATGTCTATAGCTTTCGACAGTGTCTAAAGAAGGGGGACCAGGATGGGTACTACACCCTGATGAAGCACACGATCTCAGGGAGAAATTACAAGGCCCAGAGCGACAATGAGAACCACACTCGGAACTACAAAGATCACTTCTTATAAGCGAGTGGCTTCCCGATGAGGACCAATCTCACTCTACTCGTAGACTTCACTAGAGTTGGTAAGTGCTTTTGTCCTTGAATCATTTCGTCTAACAGTGTCCCGCCTATAACTAATCCTTGGTCTTGAAACATCTCATTTCATGTCATTTCCGTCGTACACCTTTCGTGGATTCTTTCGATGAAAGGTTTAAGGCGATGAACCCCCTCCCCGAAGAGGAGTTGGACCTCACCTTCCTCGTCACTGATGCCCACCTCCAGCAGTATGGGCTATTGCGGGAGGGGCAGAGTATAAGTCCGGTGGTCCTCATCAGATTTCGGGACTTGAAGTAGTCGCGTCATGAGGCAAGGCTCCACATGGAATACATGGCGGCCAAGGTGCAATTTGAATATCTACAACACCTTCGTGAAGAGCATTTGGAGAACGTCCTCGCCATCAAGGTCATCACGGAGGCAAAGGAAGATGAAGAGCTCTATTTGGAGCTTGAGGCAGGGATCAGGTCATCTTCCATGCCCCAAGGTAAATCCCTTATTGTTTTTTATTATGCTAAGCATGTAAGGGAGGGAACTTGTaactacttccttagagtcgttgctaagtaagttaaaaatgtgccattagctcgctaatcgaggttttaggctAAAAGTGTTcctaaactataataaaatttGTTTAAAGGTATTTAATACAAAAATGTGGTCATCCATTGAAaacgtaaagagttatacattggggatcctaaaatattgtttagaaaatactttacatct contains the following coding sequences:
- the LOC133792047 gene encoding uncharacterized protein LOC133792047; protein product: MLKQDSSRYWRKLIKLCRSLSSSVLEAAVVPGKLQLGKLYSLILVGEQVDYEKIVWCKTSRRLWQAVNKHLLTRDLLHYCHLNVPSLLCSVCAQVDESHSHILFDCIFSKMVMQKVYGWLGEVIWPEKFEDWLIWLAGRRRGWVYHVVAAALAATIYFLWLNRNHCCFDNSCFTVSKIDSLIRFSVKARALNINSRKFSSTERKMLDFVYCL
- the LOC133792048 gene encoding uncharacterized protein LOC133792048; its protein translation is MSWVAEVEARSFQDSEKETWAHFRESLPSYGCTQLQYMEPLQKDGKLVAKLDVDEIEVEASFWKSALIFVVIGANPPLAIFEGFIKRIWGKLGIERVARMNAGFTMVKFRDEATRDLVLESGVIHFDKKPVVLRPWTIDIDSLRSVKSVPVWIRLPDLGLQYWGVKGLSALFSTIGKTIMIDKITKERSMIKFARVLVDMEIAENLPQYINYLNERGHVMEQPIEYEGLPTKCSNCKKLGHTVASCKFVSEVAWRKKESKSNLETDPSTAVDSLNLNSSAPIQQPQLGIAQPSEGPKEFNWSFPKRFGVVKPAEQIPVEQTRNSFSVL